A single region of the Pseudomonas mandelii genome encodes:
- a CDS encoding glutathione peroxidase has protein sequence MLMRWIAVPALLVAFTGLAQAAECPELLQGSLPKLRAKESIDLCQRFEGKPLVVVNTASFCGFAPQFKSLEALNQRYKDQGLEVIGVPSNDFKQESKDGAETAKVCYVNYGVTFTMTEPQKVRGDDATHLFRVLAKQTSAPKWNFYKYVVDRKGKVIANFSSLTKPDDPEFIAAVEKALASQP, from the coding sequence ATGCTGATGCGCTGGATTGCAGTCCCCGCGTTGCTGGTGGCGTTTACCGGATTGGCACAAGCGGCCGAGTGCCCGGAGCTGTTGCAGGGCTCGTTGCCCAAGCTGCGCGCCAAGGAATCCATCGACCTGTGCCAGCGGTTTGAGGGTAAGCCGCTGGTGGTGGTCAATACCGCAAGCTTCTGTGGCTTTGCCCCACAGTTCAAAAGCCTTGAGGCTCTGAATCAGCGTTACAAGGATCAGGGGCTGGAGGTGATCGGTGTTCCGTCCAATGACTTCAAGCAGGAGTCCAAGGACGGCGCTGAGACCGCCAAGGTCTGCTACGTGAACTATGGGGTGACGTTCACCATGACCGAGCCGCAGAAAGTCCGCGGCGATGACGCGACTCACCTGTTCAGGGTCCTAGCCAAACAGACCAGCGCGCCGAAGTGGAATTTCTACAAATACGTGGTCGATCGCAAAGGCAAGGTGATCGCCAATTTCTCCAGCCTGACCAAGCCCGACGATCCCGAGTTCATTGCCGCGGTGGAAAAAGCCCTGGCCTCGCAACCCTGA